The following are encoded together in the Phragmites australis chromosome 19, lpPhrAust1.1, whole genome shotgun sequence genome:
- the LOC133900570 gene encoding uncharacterized protein LOC133900570, whose amino-acid sequence MPSAVLPLPLLGQSELTAWPLMPGRRPCHYASQPVAITEPALSHPALLSAPSPPPSPFSTAEHREDRALSSAAADPKSTVTAHGSVQLPLVPDRARDPGRDSAGIATGAVTGELSGKPTARFTGVNHPVQSEHSGPTSMLSG is encoded by the exons ATGCCATCAGCTGTTCTCCCCCTCCCGTTGCTTGGACAGAGCGAGCTCACCGCGTGGCCGCTGATGCCTGGGCGCCGCCCATGCCACTATGCCAGCCAACCCGTGGCCATCACCGAGCCGGCCTTATCCCACCCGGCTCTCCTCTCTGCTCCCTCACCCCCTCCCTCACCTTTCTCCACAGCCGAGCACAGGGAAGATCGAGCACtgagcagcgccgccgccgatcCCAAATCCACCGTAACCGCACACGGATCCGTCCAGCTACCCCTCGTACCGGATCGAGCCCGTG ATCCGGGCCGAGATTCGGCCGGAATTGCCACCGGCGCTGTCACCGGCGAGCTCTCCGGCAAGCCCACGGCGCGTTTCACTGGGGTCAACCATCCGGTCCAGTCAGAGCACTCCGGTCCCACGTCCATGCTCTCGGGCTAG